In Leopardus geoffroyi isolate Oge1 chromosome D1, O.geoffroyi_Oge1_pat1.0, whole genome shotgun sequence, a single window of DNA contains:
- the PLEKHB1 gene encoding pleckstrin homology domain-containing family B member 1 isoform X2, which yields MALVRGGWLWRQSSILRRWKRNWFALWMDGTLGYYRDETAQDEEDRVLIQFNVRSIKIGQECHDVQPPEGRSRDGLLIVNLREGSRLYLCAETKDDAVAWKTALLEANSTPVRVYSPYQDYYEVVTPNAHEATYVRSYYGPPYAGPGVTHVVVREDPCYSAGAPLAMGMLAGAATGAALGSLMWSPCWF from the exons ATGGCCCTGGTGAGGGGCGGCTGGCTGTGGAGACAGA GTTCCATCCTCCGCCGCTGGAAGCGAAACTGGTTTGCCTTGTGGATGGATGGGACCCTGGGCTACTACCGTGATGAGACTGCACAGGACGAGGAGGATCGCGTGCTCATCCAGTTCAATGTCCGCAGCATAAAGATCGGCCAAGAGTGCCACG ATGTGCAGCCCCCAGAGGGCCGGAGCCGAGACGGCCTGCTGATTGTGAACCTCCGGGAAGGCTCCCGCCTGTATCTGTGCGCAGAGACCAAGGACGATGCCGT AGCGTGGAAGACGGCGTTACTGGAGGCGAATTCTACCCCG GTGCGTGTCTACAGCCCGTACCAGGACTACTATGAGGTGGTAACTCCCAATGCTCATGAAGCCACATACGTACGCAGCTACTACGGACCGCCCTATGCAG GCCCCGGCGTGACGCACGTAGTAGTGCGGGAGGATCCCTGCTACAGTGCGGGCGCTCCGTTGGCCATGGGCATGCTCGCGGGGGCCGCCACAGGTGCCGCGCTCGGCTCGCTCATGTGGTCTCCCTGTTGGTTCTGA
- the PLEKHB1 gene encoding pleckstrin homology domain-containing family B member 1 isoform X4, protein MSPAAPVPPDSTLESPFEEMALVRGGWLWRQSSILRRWKRNWFALWMDGTLGYYRDETAQDEEDRVLIQFNVRSIKIGQECHDVQPPEGRSRDGLLIVNLREGSRLYLCAETKDDAVAWKTALLEANSTPVRVYSPYQDYYEVVTPNAHEATYVRSYYGPPYAGPGVTHVVVREDPCYSAGAPLAMGMLAGAATGAALGSLMWSPCWF, encoded by the exons ATGAGTCCTGCAGCCCCG GTTCCGCCTGACTCCACCCTGGAAAGTCCTTTTGAAGAAATGGCCCTGGTGAGGGGCGGCTGGCTGTGGAGACAGA GTTCCATCCTCCGCCGCTGGAAGCGAAACTGGTTTGCCTTGTGGATGGATGGGACCCTGGGCTACTACCGTGATGAGACTGCACAGGACGAGGAGGATCGCGTGCTCATCCAGTTCAATGTCCGCAGCATAAAGATCGGCCAAGAGTGCCACG ATGTGCAGCCCCCAGAGGGCCGGAGCCGAGACGGCCTGCTGATTGTGAACCTCCGGGAAGGCTCCCGCCTGTATCTGTGCGCAGAGACCAAGGACGATGCCGT AGCGTGGAAGACGGCGTTACTGGAGGCGAATTCTACCCCG GTGCGTGTCTACAGCCCGTACCAGGACTACTATGAGGTGGTAACTCCCAATGCTCATGAAGCCACATACGTACGCAGCTACTACGGACCGCCCTATGCAG GCCCCGGCGTGACGCACGTAGTAGTGCGGGAGGATCCCTGCTACAGTGCGGGCGCTCCGTTGGCCATGGGCATGCTCGCGGGGGCCGCCACAGGTGCCGCGCTCGGCTCGCTCATGTGGTCTCCCTGTTGGTTCTGA
- the PLEKHB1 gene encoding pleckstrin homology domain-containing family B member 1 isoform X3 has protein sequence MSPAAPVPPDSTLESPFEEMALVRGGWLWRQSSILRRWKRNWFALWMDGTLGYYRDETAQDEEDRVLIQFNVRSIKIGQECHDVQPPEGRSRDGLLIVNLREGSRLYLCAETKDDAVAWKTALLEANSTPAPTGATVPPRSRRVCPKVRCVTRSWSPCKVERRIWVRVYSPYQDYYEVVTPNAHEATYVRSYYGPPYAGPGVTHVVVREDPCYSAGAPLAMGMLAGAATGAALGSLMWSPCWF, from the exons ATGAGTCCTGCAGCCCCG GTTCCGCCTGACTCCACCCTGGAAAGTCCTTTTGAAGAAATGGCCCTGGTGAGGGGCGGCTGGCTGTGGAGACAGA GTTCCATCCTCCGCCGCTGGAAGCGAAACTGGTTTGCCTTGTGGATGGATGGGACCCTGGGCTACTACCGTGATGAGACTGCACAGGACGAGGAGGATCGCGTGCTCATCCAGTTCAATGTCCGCAGCATAAAGATCGGCCAAGAGTGCCACG ATGTGCAGCCCCCAGAGGGCCGGAGCCGAGACGGCCTGCTGATTGTGAACCTCCGGGAAGGCTCCCGCCTGTATCTGTGCGCAGAGACCAAGGACGATGCCGT AGCGTGGAAGACGGCGTTACTGGAGGCGAATTCTACCCCG GCCCCAACCGGAGCCACCGTCCCTCCCAGGAGCCGCCGGGTTTGCCCCAAGGTCAGGTGTGTGACCCGCTCGTGGAGCCCCTGTAAGGTTGAGAGGCGGATCTGG GTGCGTGTCTACAGCCCGTACCAGGACTACTATGAGGTGGTAACTCCCAATGCTCATGAAGCCACATACGTACGCAGCTACTACGGACCGCCCTATGCAG GCCCCGGCGTGACGCACGTAGTAGTGCGGGAGGATCCCTGCTACAGTGCGGGCGCTCCGTTGGCCATGGGCATGCTCGCGGGGGCCGCCACAGGTGCCGCGCTCGGCTCGCTCATGTGGTCTCCCTGTTGGTTCTGA
- the PLEKHB1 gene encoding pleckstrin homology domain-containing family B member 1 isoform X1, with translation MALVRGGWLWRQSSILRRWKRNWFALWMDGTLGYYRDETAQDEEDRVLIQFNVRSIKIGQECHDVQPPEGRSRDGLLIVNLREGSRLYLCAETKDDAVAWKTALLEANSTPAPTGATVPPRSRRVCPKVRCVTRSWSPCKVERRIWVRVYSPYQDYYEVVTPNAHEATYVRSYYGPPYAGPGVTHVVVREDPCYSAGAPLAMGMLAGAATGAALGSLMWSPCWF, from the exons ATGGCCCTGGTGAGGGGCGGCTGGCTGTGGAGACAGA GTTCCATCCTCCGCCGCTGGAAGCGAAACTGGTTTGCCTTGTGGATGGATGGGACCCTGGGCTACTACCGTGATGAGACTGCACAGGACGAGGAGGATCGCGTGCTCATCCAGTTCAATGTCCGCAGCATAAAGATCGGCCAAGAGTGCCACG ATGTGCAGCCCCCAGAGGGCCGGAGCCGAGACGGCCTGCTGATTGTGAACCTCCGGGAAGGCTCCCGCCTGTATCTGTGCGCAGAGACCAAGGACGATGCCGT AGCGTGGAAGACGGCGTTACTGGAGGCGAATTCTACCCCG GCCCCAACCGGAGCCACCGTCCCTCCCAGGAGCCGCCGGGTTTGCCCCAAGGTCAGGTGTGTGACCCGCTCGTGGAGCCCCTGTAAGGTTGAGAGGCGGATCTGG GTGCGTGTCTACAGCCCGTACCAGGACTACTATGAGGTGGTAACTCCCAATGCTCATGAAGCCACATACGTACGCAGCTACTACGGACCGCCCTATGCAG GCCCCGGCGTGACGCACGTAGTAGTGCGGGAGGATCCCTGCTACAGTGCGGGCGCTCCGTTGGCCATGGGCATGCTCGCGGGGGCCGCCACAGGTGCCGCGCTCGGCTCGCTCATGTGGTCTCCCTGTTGGTTCTGA